A window of the Mesotoga prima MesG1.Ag.4.2 genome harbors these coding sequences:
- a CDS encoding sugar ABC transporter substrate-binding protein, whose translation MKRLFLSVLVILVCSAVFGITFWVSWEGEKFYRDAAAAFKEETGIDVEIVYFPKIEEKLNINLKTGYLPDAAMIKDTYVGDVAASGRSLSLNLASLTGYSQKFLNAYVWNGEITAVPFYADCQVAFVNLNAFEEAGIVLGEKLDFDQFEAIKESLTGVVDYPIAFDFTSPYVMFPYVSALMSQEELYELNIGASGSREIVSKIKEYFDNGVISRLERAAMNKLFAQGKIGIMLQGSYMASKFREKGPDFVMLPFPNIEGVEVRGIIDSKGFALFNSDTCEQCMSFIGFLNEHSHDFFVEYDKYPLFGSDSPQELESVVNQGKFMPNLPGYQSLLFEALEPALQAIYSGAMTVDQALSGAQSYIDSIR comes from the coding sequence ATGAAGAGATTGTTTCTATCTGTCCTTGTCATTTTAGTATGCTCTGCAGTGTTTGGCATAACCTTCTGGGTTAGCTGGGAAGGGGAGAAATTCTACAGGGATGCCGCCGCCGCATTCAAAGAAGAGACAGGGATTGATGTTGAGATTGTTTACTTCCCAAAGATTGAAGAAAAACTGAACATAAACCTGAAGACAGGGTACCTTCCCGATGCTGCTATGATAAAAGATACTTATGTGGGAGATGTCGCTGCATCTGGACGCAGTCTAAGTCTCAATCTTGCCAGTCTTACTGGCTACTCTCAGAAATTTCTGAACGCCTACGTATGGAACGGCGAAATTACCGCCGTTCCCTTTTACGCGGATTGTCAGGTCGCCTTTGTCAATCTCAATGCTTTTGAAGAAGCTGGTATCGTTTTGGGAGAGAAACTTGATTTTGATCAATTCGAAGCTATAAAGGAGAGCCTTACTGGAGTTGTTGATTACCCAATAGCATTTGATTTCACATCTCCTTACGTAATGTTCCCTTATGTCTCTGCTCTCATGTCTCAAGAGGAACTGTACGAACTAAATATCGGAGCCTCCGGAAGTAGAGAAATAGTATCTAAAATTAAGGAGTACTTCGACAATGGAGTGATTTCGAGACTGGAGAGAGCCGCAATGAACAAGCTCTTTGCTCAGGGTAAGATAGGTATAATGCTTCAGGGAAGCTACATGGCCTCCAAATTCAGGGAAAAAGGTCCCGACTTCGTGATGTTACCCTTTCCCAATATTGAAGGCGTAGAAGTAAGAGGTATCATTGACTCTAAGGGTTTTGCACTATTCAATAGTGATACCTGTGAGCAGTGCATGAGTTTTATTGGCTTTCTGAACGAGCATAGTCATGACTTCTTTGTAGAGTACGACAAGTATCCACTATTCGGTTCCGACTCTCCTCAAGAGCTGGAATCGGTAGTTAACCAAGGTAAGTTCATGCCGAATCTCCCGGGATATCAGTCTCTTTTGTTTGAGGCTCTAGAACCCGCATTGCAAGCAATATATAGCGGAGCAATGACTGTTGACCAGGCTCTTTCTGGTGCGCAGTCTTACATTGACTCTATAAGATAG